The following is a genomic window from Calliphora vicina chromosome 5, idCalVici1.1, whole genome shotgun sequence.
GTACATCAACAAATAAATCATCTGATTATAGCACCCCAAAGTACACATTAAAACATCGCCATGATGTTGATCTCACTGAATACACACATGAATTAGATGCTAAATTACATGTCTCCACACCGCGTGAACTTGTTGTAGACATTGAATTGCCCCTATTAAATTCAAGCAACGAATGCCAATTGGATGTTACTGAGAAGGCAGTGTTCTTGTTAAGTGAACGTGCCGGCGCTAAATATCGCTTGAATATAGATTTACCGTTTAAGGTGAACGATAAGGAGGGTTCGGCTAAATTTGATGTAGACACGAGACGTTTGGTTATAACGCTGCCCGTGATACGAGCGAGTGTAGAAAAGCAAAGGCAAATGCATGAGAGCCTGCTACACTTGAGTCGTGAAGATAGTGGTGTCGAGAGTGATATGCGCGATGAATTGTTATCGAGTAATAGTGAATCGCCCGTAGAGGAAATCAGTTCAACAAATATGGAACATACATTGAACAAGGCTAGTGAAGAAATTTCCCTGAAACAAGAAGAAGAGGGTAAGTGTTAAAATATTCCATTGTAAAATTAAATCTTTAGGCAATGTCTAACTAgaatattttcatttgaaataatttagCAGCggcagaacaacattttctacaatCAAATATTGATTACCAATTACCTGCCAAATTCGATTGTAATGTTTTGGACAATACCATGTCCTGGGTATTGCATGTACGCAACGTGCAGGAGGATTCACTGCAAATAAAACGTAGTGATAATATGCTACATTTGAAATTCATATCCCTCGGCAGTGGTTATTATCCCACACATTATTCATTTTATATACAGCTGTCCCCCGAGGATAAAGAGGCTAAAATCTTAGATGCCGATGCGGAAGCATGGGAAAATAATGTCGTTTTAAATCTACACTTGAATACAAATGTCGAGCGTTTGTCTAGCTATCTAGCTGGTTTAGATAGTGATCAATTACAGGAGTATGTAATACAGGAAAAGTTTAAGGTGGCTCATAAGTCCAGACAAAGGCAAAAGGAACAGTCTTTGGACATTTCAATAGAACGTTCGGAATGTGAAAAAACCGtggaaattgaaataaaatcacGACCTGTCGAAATGTCTACTTGTAATGCCAATACTACAGAGGATGAAGAGGAATGTAATGTTGTGGGCCAGGGTGGTGAAGCTTCCTCAAATCAGCAGAATCAAaagaaagttaataaaaaacaaaaacgtaaaaataaaaaacgtcGTTCCCTGTCCGAGTCCGCTTGTGACGATATAAAAGCAtatcaacagcagcaacaacaacaacagcaacaacagctgcaacaaaatttaataaccaCTCCAGTGTCCGAAGCTAACGAAACCGAACACGATGAAAATGCTGATGATGCCGATGACGATGAAGAGGATTCTTCACCCGAACGCACCGAGAAATCTAACAAATCTCTACATGCCACTTCACTGTCTATGAATGTACCCTTAGCTAATAgctgtaataataataattccaaCAACTCGATTATTGCTCAGCAACGCAAACAGCGAAGCTTCTCGGAATCTCGTGACAGCGCTATAAGCTTTAGCGCCGGTAGTTCATCGTACAAAGGTATTCTCAAGCATTACAGTCGTTACGAGCCGAGACCTTCAATATCTGATTCCTGCGATTCCATTGATGAATACTCATCATCAGCCTACTCGACTTCAGTCGATGGCATGACCAGTGCTTTCAATTCATTGCGTTTTTCACAATCGTTTAGTGATATACCGGAGGAGAATGTCGTTGGTCTGTCAGAAAGTTGCAAGAAGACGGTACGTTTCAGTGAGGTCATCAAGAAGCAGGTGTTTAGGTAAGTGATTGTAGATTTTtactataacaaaatgtttttattgcaaaacaaacaaaaaaattattttttcataaaaaaatttagctggaaaatgttttttgtgtgaagaattttttgggtgaaaaaagtACATACTTTAGTGACATTTTTGTTATAACCTTCACCATATccttctgtctgttgaaatcaaaaaGTCCCACAAtgacttacaaacatgattgatacatcaatatgtcgggtaTTGACCTGtttcggttgctattaaaaatctagaaaatggcacaaaaaaatagaaccatttttttaaaagtaaaatttttaataaagtacattttataaGAAACAACCAATTTGAagaatgtacaatttttaaaaatatatcattttaagaaagtactattttagaaaaagtatctttttgaaaaaagtaccaatttcagaaaagtaccattttaaaaagtataagACGAAACCAATTTgttgaaagtaaaatttttaagaaattatgtaCCATTTTTAAGAAAGTATCATTTCAAGAAAGTAcaattccgtttttaatttttagaaatttactttaaaaaatactcaaaattgtatgtgtttttggcatatttaaaattaattttttgatttgttttaaaataaatcacttaattttaaattgatttaaacaacgaacaaattatgtttaaatcTTTACAGATTAGACTCCAGCATCTTGGGACAACGTAAAAAGAATCAAAAACGTCGTGATCGCAAACAACGAGCTCTGCAGCGACGTCTCAGCGAAGGAGATTCGGCTGATTATGAAGACAATAAGGTAAATTGCCattttaatatgtataataaattgttatttgaataaattaaaggccagctgaaagaaaaatttaatttaaaatgtgttaAACAGAAATTTGActtatgttcatttgttttcATCTAAATTAACCAGTTGTTTTAAATTACcaagaaaattgtaaatgtaTCGTACAATTGTATGAAAATAATGGGATCCATCACTAACGATACACAAACTTACGTAGTGACGCAGTATCAAATGAcagatttaactttttttttgcgtaaattttttttattgctactttttgttattgtttatgattgaaaattgtgtatgtttatttatttttttcttaaacaaaaatatgcaaataaacaaaacaaggaAATTATGGCACTATGCCAACATACTATGCTCTGCTAAACTAAACAGCCGGCCAGCTTAACAACCAACTGCCAATGGCAATTGAGGatggtattattattttttattttgtaattataatatacatattggCTTTGTTTTCAAATGTACTCTACATagtatctttttttgtttattatttatatttctttttggttaatttgtttgttattcatgatatattttttttgttattttcattcGTTATTATTTAATCGATTACAGCATTTAATTGCTGTAGGTTAGGTACACGATTATTTTATGTAAATGCTATAAATAGTTCTTGCTGTATTCTTTTTTGAATTCGAACACAATTTTATAGCTAAGAAAGGtggttttaaataatatgtatgtaacaGAAATAATCAACTAAGTCTAAAAGAAAGCAATGTACTCAGTACAACCCAGAAACTATAAGGAACAAATatatatacaggcctgtcacagaattccattccgatcgaaagtggaattaattccgttgtttgcttcttcagaaatactaaaacgaaaatttctttcggaaagAAACCACTTTCAagtttcaaagtggaattgatatttctttgtaattatttgtttttctaaaatttttaatcagtttctgtagcaaaaacttcacttttgctttaatataaaaaacactgttaaaaataaaatcagaaatacagaattaattattatttttggaattaataaattgtacggaatctgaagaacatAAAACGAAATCAATCGGAATTGTAACTACGGAAttaaaaccattccgaacaaaatatgtgacaggcctgatagttACTGATTGTCTATTAATTTGGAATTCtggatttcaatttgttttttctcactTTCAATTAGAAAAGTAGTAGTGAGCTACTAGTTctcttcaaaaatattattcttcTAATGAACAGCttctaattaattaattcaattttagcttaattcactaaatttttaaatctatatttttaatgctattccgaaaatcgaatttttcagcttcattcaaaggcttttacttaaatagaattcattcatcgctaaattaattgataatagaattaataaataacataaagtgtttgttaattcaaatctaatacaaattgtattaaaataatttttcttcgtTCAATTTGTTTCTggaaataaattggaaaaaattggtttaaaagattgaATTCTTAAATGAATGGATTCAATACATTTGGAGAGTTAAGTAATTAAGACAACGAATTATTTCAAGCTGAATGTTTTAATGGAATGGTTAAGagaatatattaaatttgattttgaaaattgaattaagaattaattccttcGTACTTTTAATCTGAAGTACTTTTATTCATAGAGATTTCTGAGAACTAGTTAGTAAAAACTTCTTGGAACCTGTTTTTTCATAAAgtgtaattttataataaagtacaatttttaattcgtACCATATTCAATAAAGTATTATTTTGATAAGGTTCAAATATTAAAGTCccagttttaaaaaagtactatttttatacccttcacctttgtgagaagtgatatataagtttgtcattccgtttgtaatttccacaatataattttccgaccctataaagtctatatatgtccgtctgtctgttgaaattcactttccgaagccccaaacTAAcgtacatacacgattcatacatcaatatctccggaattcttccggcttggttgctatttaaaatcggtctacaaatggctcagatataaggaaaaacccaggacaacctcgatttttgacctacatatatctggattactaagagctagtttcttacttgtcagttaaactcagcttaacacgctgttatattaatcctgaaacatattttgccggaatttaaccaatgattgtgtttctcactagtggattaattttgttagcattgccatacttttcagtcaaatcacatgtttattcttcaaattttttcatataaatatggcaatactatacattttataagaaaaagcaaccgcgttacataactttttttgtaaattttaactttctaaaagaaaaagcgacataaaagtatataaaatgtatattaaaaattatattgatgttaataaagcaaataaaaacaaagagctgctgtgctgaattgtttattttatttattattattttatactcACCAATTATGatcagttaaacctagattatatagcatataaacaataagtgagaaacacaatttttagtttaatttaggtttaagcgaagaatgtagattatctctatcccagaaactagctctaagtcattaatatagacaatatggatatctaatgatagatatttcaaagacctttgcaacaacgtatataaaaccatagtaagttggacctacaatgagtcaaaatcggaaaaaatattttttaatccgaattattttttcaccaaaagtttttttttcgctaaatattaaggccctaattttgtaaatcacgtcacaaagtgatatttatatggaaagcaaaaacaaaatttaaaaaatttgaaaaattggtttttgttttatatacaaatt
Proteins encoded in this region:
- the Nop17l gene encoding protein kintoun isoform X1; amino-acid sequence: MSATSTSTTPHHHTANPKLQQQRQSASSYNQQQQQQHPDITKEEFERISEALKKEEFRKLFLDYIEEIQDPENRKRYEEEIKQIEAERGVDVVFIHPQPGFVIKTSQDGNQKCFINCAKSEHVAKPTNEICSDPKTGSRGLSWSIPMAQAPPRDDLDNNKKRCRVYDVVFHPDALYLAERNTSFHKCLVDTALDAVEREYKVNLDRVNIKFPKLEFKGIARPTVIRKLAKDPPAECEEPHPLENIYPAKPSDNAGIPKVLPMKTIDCSTSTNKSSDYSTPKYTLKHRHDVDLTEYTHELDAKLHVSTPRELVVDIELPLLNSSNECQLDVTEKAVFLLSERAGAKYRLNIDLPFKVNDKEGSAKFDVDTRRLVITLPVIRASVEKQRQMHESLLHLSREDSGVESDMRDELLSSNSESPVEEISSTNMEHTLNKASEEISLKQEEEAAAEQHFLQSNIDYQLPAKFDCNVLDNTMSWVLHVRNVQEDSLQIKRSDNMLHLKFISLGSGYYPTHYSFYIQLSPEDKEAKILDADAEAWENNVVLNLHLNTNVERLSSYLAGLDSDQLQEYVIQEKFKVAHKSRQRQKEQSLDISIERSECEKTVEIEIKSRPVEMSTCNANTTEDEEECNVVGQGGEASSNQQNQKKVNKKQKRKNKKRRSLSESACDDIKAYQQQQQQQQQQQLQQNLITTPVSEANETEHDENADDADDDEEDSSPERTEKSNKSLHATSLSMNVPLANSCNNNNSNNSIIAQQRKQRSFSESRDSAISFSAGSSSYKGILKHYSRYEPRPSISDSCDSIDEYSSSAYSTSVDGMTSAFNSLRFSQSFSDIPEENVVGLSESCKKTVRFSEVIKKQVFRLDSSILGQRKKNQKRRDRKQRALQRRLSEGDSADYEDNKPMAPLPTTSPSAQYLKSKNNQQNVANNCKNVNSNKHKTTDKKSNKLRARLESESSSDVDNHKNSMMFEMDM
- the Nop17l gene encoding protein kintoun isoform X2 produces the protein MSATSTSTTPHHHTANPKLQQQRQSASSYNQQQQQQHPDITKEEFERISEALKKEEFRKLFLDYIEEIQDPENRKRYEEEIKQIEAERGVDVVFIHPQPGFVIKTSQDGNQKCFINCAKSEHVAKPTNEICSDPKTGSRGLSWSIPMAQAPPRDDLDNNKKRCRVYDVVFHPDALYLAERNTSFHKCLVDTALDAVEREYKVNLDRVNIKFPKLEFKGIARPTVIRKLAKDPPAECEEPHPLENIYPAKPSDNAGIPKVLPMKTIDCSTSTNKSSDYSTPKYTLKHRHDVDLTEYTHELDAKLHVSTPRELVVDIELPLLNSSNECQLDVTEKAVFLLSERAGAKYRLNIDLPFKVNDKEGSAKFDVDTRRLVITLPVIRASVEKQRQMHESLLHLSREDSGVESDMRDELLSSNSESPVEEISSTNMEHTLNKASEEISLKQEEEAAEQHFLQSNIDYQLPAKFDCNVLDNTMSWVLHVRNVQEDSLQIKRSDNMLHLKFISLGSGYYPTHYSFYIQLSPEDKEAKILDADAEAWENNVVLNLHLNTNVERLSSYLAGLDSDQLQEYVIQEKFKVAHKSRQRQKEQSLDISIERSECEKTVEIEIKSRPVEMSTCNANTTEDEEECNVVGQGGEASSNQQNQKKVNKKQKRKNKKRRSLSESACDDIKAYQQQQQQQQQQQLQQNLITTPVSEANETEHDENADDADDDEEDSSPERTEKSNKSLHATSLSMNVPLANSCNNNNSNNSIIAQQRKQRSFSESRDSAISFSAGSSSYKGILKHYSRYEPRPSISDSCDSIDEYSSSAYSTSVDGMTSAFNSLRFSQSFSDIPEENVVGLSESCKKTVRFSEVIKKQVFRLDSSILGQRKKNQKRRDRKQRALQRRLSEGDSADYEDNKPMAPLPTTSPSAQYLKSKNNQQNVANNCKNVNSNKHKTTDKKSNKLRARLESESSSDVDNHKNSMMFEMDM